One stretch of Natronobacterium gregoryi SP2 DNA includes these proteins:
- a CDS encoding Gfo/Idh/MocA family protein, with amino-acid sequence MQFGAAAIGLGGLGQLSLEVLATLEDVEMIAGADVSAEARAVFERTFDAPAYAEYETLLADHSGEIDLALIVTPHTLHHEQALACLESGVHVYLEKPMVTDVDDAVELLEVADRNDCELQVGYQRHFHPGFLEIKRLVETGRIGDLHTADAYLGQNWIDLHEGSWRVEPSLSGGGQLYDTGSHLLDAVLWLTGAKPISVSAHVSYASPKVDVNSALSLRLERDADDRSVLASVTVSGDGVNRSPSEGYAIWGSDGRIAFDGEVIRLEERNGMVYESQIDAPTDFSTLTTAKLTNFLESITGEAEPAVPGDVGLQVTALTEATYLADEEGREVDVQSLIDDALE; translated from the coding sequence ATGCAGTTCGGCGCAGCCGCGATCGGGCTCGGTGGCCTCGGACAACTGTCGCTCGAGGTGCTCGCAACTCTCGAAGACGTCGAGATGATTGCAGGAGCCGACGTCTCCGCCGAGGCACGAGCAGTCTTCGAGCGGACGTTCGATGCGCCCGCGTACGCGGAGTACGAGACGTTGCTCGCGGACCACAGTGGGGAGATCGACCTCGCGTTGATCGTGACGCCACACACCCTCCACCACGAGCAGGCACTGGCGTGTCTCGAGTCGGGCGTCCACGTCTACCTCGAGAAGCCGATGGTGACCGACGTCGACGACGCAGTCGAGTTGCTCGAGGTAGCCGACCGAAACGACTGCGAACTCCAGGTCGGCTATCAGCGACACTTCCATCCGGGGTTTCTCGAGATCAAGCGGCTGGTCGAAACCGGCCGAATCGGTGACCTCCACACGGCGGACGCCTACCTCGGGCAGAACTGGATCGACCTCCACGAGGGTTCCTGGCGCGTCGAACCGTCGCTTTCCGGTGGCGGGCAACTGTACGATACCGGTTCGCACCTGCTCGATGCCGTGCTGTGGCTCACCGGTGCGAAGCCGATCAGTGTCTCGGCCCACGTGAGCTACGCGTCCCCGAAAGTCGACGTCAACAGCGCACTCTCCTTGCGTCTCGAGCGCGACGCCGACGACCGATCCGTCTTGGCGAGCGTCACGGTCAGTGGCGACGGCGTCAACCGCTCACCGTCGGAGGGGTACGCGATCTGGGGCAGCGACGGACGGATCGCGTTCGACGGCGAGGTGATTCGACTCGAGGAACGCAACGGGATGGTCTACGAGAGCCAGATCGACGCGCCGACGGATTTCTCGACGCTGACGACGGCGAAGTTGACGAACTTCCTCGAGTCGATCACTGGAGAGGCCGAGCCGGCAGTTCCCGGTGACGTGGGACTTCAGGTGACGGCGTTGACCGAGGCCACCTACCTGGCGGACGAAGAGGGACGGGAGGTCGACGTACAGTCGCTTATCGACGACGCACTCGAGTGA
- a CDS encoding ABC transporter ATP-binding protein — MARLELSNLHAEVAEGGEKILEGVDLEVEPGEIHALMGPNGSGKSTTAKVVAGHPAYEVTEGAVLLHLDEDEFGDEVEIDEDQRTWDLLDLEPNERAALGVFLGFQYPAEIEGVTMTNFLRTALNAKLEEREELFEEEEGDEDEDEDEDEGFETSPMEGPADEGEIGVAEFQEILAEKMEQLDMDEKFAQRYLNAGFSGGEKKQNEVLQAAILEPSVAVLDEIDSGLDIDRLQDVSNGINALRDEQGTGILQITHYQRILDYVEPDHVHVMLDGQIAKSGGPELAKKLEDKGYDWVREEVYGTA, encoded by the coding sequence ATGGCACGTCTCGAACTGAGCAACCTGCACGCGGAAGTGGCAGAAGGCGGCGAGAAGATCCTCGAGGGCGTCGATCTCGAGGTCGAGCCGGGCGAGATCCACGCCCTGATGGGACCGAACGGTTCCGGGAAGTCGACGACCGCGAAGGTCGTCGCCGGCCACCCAGCCTACGAGGTTACCGAGGGGGCAGTCCTGCTTCACCTCGACGAAGACGAGTTCGGCGACGAAGTCGAGATCGACGAGGACCAGCGCACCTGGGATCTGCTGGACCTCGAGCCGAACGAGCGTGCCGCGCTCGGTGTCTTCCTCGGCTTCCAGTATCCGGCCGAGATCGAGGGCGTCACGATGACGAACTTCCTCCGAACGGCACTGAACGCCAAACTCGAGGAGCGTGAAGAGCTGTTCGAGGAAGAGGAAGGCGACGAAGACGAAGACGAGGACGAAGACGAGGGCTTCGAAACGTCGCCGATGGAAGGTCCCGCCGACGAGGGCGAGATCGGCGTCGCCGAGTTCCAAGAGATCCTCGCCGAGAAGATGGAGCAACTGGACATGGACGAGAAGTTCGCCCAGCGCTATCTCAACGCTGGCTTCTCTGGCGGTGAGAAAAAGCAAAACGAAGTGTTGCAGGCTGCAATCCTCGAGCCGTCGGTTGCCGTTCTCGACGAGATCGACTCCGGTCTCGACATCGACCGGCTCCAAGATGTCTCGAACGGTATCAACGCCCTACGAGACGAGCAGGGAACCGGCATCCTCCAGATTACTCACTACCAGCGCATCCTCGACTACGTCGAGCCCGACCACGTCCACGTGATGCTCGACGGCCAGATCGCAAAGAGTGGCGGTCCGGAACTCGCCAAAAAACTCGAGGACAAGGGCTACGACTGGGTCCGTGAGGAAGTCTACGGCACTGCGTAA
- a CDS encoding DUF7346 family protein — protein sequence MKPVRDDHGNRYLLLKRSERASLVRDPETGDECYVQNDRLEFVAESGLETAAATIDDPVRTLLTNVHDEKTLGLLVELENRGALGVRTLLDAYNLCESDLHGRLTVLSSAGLLAEIDVAGERGYRLTETCELALEAIRTDETAENDENEEPPLE from the coding sequence ATGAAACCTGTTCGAGACGACCACGGAAACCGGTACCTGCTCTTGAAACGCTCCGAACGAGCGAGTCTCGTCCGCGACCCCGAGACCGGAGACGAGTGTTACGTCCAGAACGACCGCCTCGAGTTCGTCGCCGAATCCGGACTCGAGACGGCAGCCGCGACGATCGACGACCCGGTTCGGACCCTCCTGACGAACGTCCACGACGAGAAGACGCTCGGCCTGCTGGTCGAACTCGAGAACCGCGGGGCACTTGGCGTTCGCACGTTACTCGACGCCTACAACCTCTGTGAGAGTGACCTCCACGGACGGCTGACTGTCCTCTCGTCGGCCGGCCTGCTCGCGGAAATCGACGTCGCCGGCGAACGTGGCTATCGACTCACCGAAACGTGTGAGTTGGCACTCGAGGCAATTCGAACCGACGAGACTGCCGAAAACGACGAGAACGAAGAGCCGCCACTCGAGTAG
- a CDS encoding MarR family transcriptional regulator: MSASEPVRHGTDDADDRGTWEDVRDLPPSAKLVAKVLEYNETMTQQQIAEETLLPSRTVRYALNRLDEENVVDSRFSFSDARKRLYTLDIDC; this comes from the coding sequence ATGAGTGCATCAGAGCCTGTCCGCCACGGAACCGACGACGCGGACGACCGCGGTACGTGGGAGGACGTCCGTGATCTCCCGCCGAGCGCCAAACTGGTCGCGAAAGTCCTCGAGTACAACGAGACGATGACCCAGCAACAGATCGCCGAAGAGACACTGTTGCCCTCGCGTACCGTCCGGTACGCACTGAACCGACTCGACGAGGAGAACGTCGTCGACTCCCGATTCTCCTTTTCGGACGCCCGCAAACGCCTCTACACGCTCGATATCGACTGCTGA
- the rad50 gene encoding DNA double-strand break repair ATPase Rad50, whose protein sequence is MRVDRVRLLNFKCYGDADLTLERGVTVVHGVNGSGKSTLLEAVFFALYGSKALDSRTLDDVITTGEKEAEVELWFTHDDRKYHVERQLKLRGDRATTTKCVLETPTESIEGARDVRREVTELLRMDAEAFVNCAYVRQGEVNKLIHASPSDRQDMIDDLLQLGALEEYRERASDARLGVKSVLDGQREVLEDVRKQVEKKEEANLHERLNDLESRRAEITENIDHFESQREEAQETLETAEDVLERHAETREEIDDLEAEVEAIRSKVEETERKREDAKERIRELEAEREELAEERAELLEEAAVDVEDDRPETVESAIEGLESRDEQLRDDLEEVKIAIQTKTDERERLQKAADDLEKQAEAARERADELTERLEEDEEAIEDREAKLEELEDDIESARAQFEDASVGFGEAVSYLEELEAERDELTDEIGDLTADRKALENAIEEGKRLLEEGKCPECGQSVEDSPHVELEGEREELDEIESKLEELEAERDDLDERIERAETLREAERRADRLEDNRDNVEQLLAEKRETIVDRRDQRDELRADAEEYENEAAEKREDADALENEIDEKRAELGDINSERTEITETLETLRRVLEITDEREELAGEIENRHERRTDWQEINDERRDRLSDKRERKRDLEEEFDEDRIETAREDRKNAEQYIEKVDARLEELEGNRDEIQGTIGGVEERLEELERLRDRLEELEERCERLESLYDEAETLQTTYGELRSELRQRNVETLERLLNETFDLVYQNDSYAAIELDGDYRLTVYQKDGESLEPEQLSGGERALFNLSLRCAIYRLLAEGVEGTAPMPPLILDEPTVFLDSGHVTQLVSLVESMRELGVEQIVVVSHDEELVGAADSLVRVEKDATSNRSRLERGEPPEMELLASD, encoded by the coding sequence ATGAGAGTCGACCGCGTTCGTCTGCTGAACTTCAAGTGCTACGGCGACGCCGATCTTACCCTCGAACGCGGCGTCACCGTCGTTCACGGCGTCAACGGCAGCGGGAAGTCGACGCTGCTCGAGGCCGTCTTCTTCGCCCTCTACGGTTCGAAGGCGCTGGACAGCCGCACCCTCGACGACGTGATCACTACCGGAGAGAAAGAGGCCGAAGTCGAACTGTGGTTCACCCACGACGACCGCAAGTACCACGTCGAACGCCAACTCAAGCTCCGGGGCGACCGTGCGACCACGACGAAGTGCGTCCTCGAGACGCCGACCGAGTCGATAGAGGGCGCACGCGATGTCCGCCGGGAGGTGACGGAACTGCTGCGGATGGACGCCGAGGCGTTCGTCAACTGTGCGTACGTCCGACAGGGCGAGGTCAACAAACTCATTCACGCCTCACCGAGCGACCGACAGGACATGATCGACGACCTCCTCCAGTTGGGTGCACTCGAGGAGTACCGCGAACGGGCAAGCGATGCACGACTCGGGGTCAAGTCCGTGCTCGACGGCCAGCGGGAAGTCCTCGAGGACGTCCGCAAGCAGGTCGAAAAGAAAGAGGAGGCGAATCTTCACGAACGGCTCAACGACCTCGAGTCCAGACGGGCCGAGATCACCGAGAACATCGACCACTTCGAGTCCCAACGCGAGGAGGCACAGGAGACGCTGGAAACCGCCGAAGACGTCCTCGAACGCCACGCGGAGACCCGCGAGGAGATCGACGACCTCGAAGCGGAGGTCGAAGCGATTCGCTCGAAAGTCGAGGAGACCGAGCGCAAACGCGAGGACGCGAAAGAGCGGATTCGCGAACTCGAGGCCGAACGCGAGGAACTCGCCGAGGAACGCGCGGAACTGCTCGAGGAGGCCGCCGTCGACGTCGAAGACGACCGGCCCGAGACGGTCGAGAGCGCGATAGAGGGCCTCGAGAGCCGGGACGAACAACTCCGGGACGACCTCGAGGAGGTCAAGATCGCAATCCAGACGAAAACCGACGAGCGCGAACGACTCCAGAAAGCAGCCGACGACCTCGAGAAACAGGCCGAGGCGGCCCGCGAGCGGGCCGACGAACTGACCGAGAGACTCGAGGAAGACGAGGAAGCGATCGAGGACCGCGAGGCGAAACTCGAGGAACTCGAAGACGACATCGAGTCCGCCCGCGCGCAGTTCGAAGACGCCTCGGTCGGGTTCGGCGAAGCCGTCTCGTATCTCGAGGAACTCGAGGCCGAACGCGACGAGCTAACCGACGAAATCGGCGACCTCACTGCCGACCGCAAAGCTCTCGAGAACGCCATCGAGGAGGGAAAACGGTTGCTCGAGGAGGGAAAGTGCCCCGAGTGTGGCCAGTCCGTCGAGGACTCGCCCCACGTCGAACTCGAGGGCGAACGCGAGGAACTCGACGAAATCGAGTCGAAACTCGAGGAACTCGAGGCCGAACGCGACGACCTCGATGAACGGATCGAACGCGCGGAGACCCTCCGCGAGGCCGAACGCCGCGCCGATCGACTCGAGGACAACCGCGACAACGTCGAACAGTTGCTCGCGGAGAAACGCGAGACGATCGTCGACCGTCGCGACCAGCGCGACGAGTTGCGAGCGGACGCCGAGGAGTACGAGAACGAGGCCGCCGAGAAACGCGAGGACGCCGACGCGCTCGAGAACGAGATCGACGAGAAGCGAGCCGAACTCGGGGATATCAACTCCGAGCGGACCGAGATCACGGAGACTCTCGAGACGCTCCGGCGTGTCCTCGAGATCACGGACGAACGCGAGGAACTTGCCGGCGAAATCGAGAATCGCCATGAACGCCGCACAGACTGGCAGGAGATCAACGACGAACGTCGCGACCGGCTCTCGGACAAACGAGAGCGCAAGCGCGACCTCGAGGAGGAGTTCGACGAGGACCGCATCGAGACGGCCCGAGAAGACAGGAAAAACGCCGAACAGTACATCGAGAAAGTCGACGCGCGACTCGAGGAACTCGAGGGTAACCGCGACGAGATCCAGGGGACGATCGGCGGCGTCGAGGAGAGACTCGAGGAACTAGAGCGACTCCGTGATCGACTCGAGGAACTCGAGGAGCGGTGTGAGAGACTCGAGTCGTTGTACGACGAGGCCGAGACGCTCCAGACGACCTACGGCGAGTTGCGTTCGGAACTGCGACAGCGTAACGTCGAGACCTTAGAACGACTGCTCAACGAGACGTTCGACCTGGTCTACCAGAACGATTCCTATGCCGCGATCGAACTCGACGGCGACTATCGGCTGACGGTTTACCAGAAGGACGGCGAAAGCTTAGAGCCCGAACAGCTCTCCGGCGGCGAGCGGGCGCTTTTCAACCTTAGCCTGCGGTGTGCGATCTACCGCCTGCTCGCGGAAGGCGTCGAGGGGACGGCACCGATGCCGCCCCTCATTCTGGACGAACCGACCGTCTTCCTCGATTCGGGCCACGTCACGCAACTCGTCTCTCTCGTCGAGTCGATGCGGGAACTCGGCGTCGAACAGATCGTCGTCGTCAGCCACGACGAGGAACTCGTCGGTGCGGCCGACTCGCTCGTGCGGGTCGAGAAAGACGCGACATCGAACCGGTCGCGCCTCGAACGGGGCGAACCACCCGAGATGGAGTTGCTTGCGTCGGACTGA
- a CDS encoding DUF7322 domain-containing protein, which translates to MALDRSDHEPDAPEEYDPEAEFGDPDSDSLTIPAVDPKSGPEPPEPPEPPNVSIPEMSTAGTGAPADLVKMFWALVLVINAAVFVLSLGIMLFVFEGNTTYSVWLISGGLVLFGLAIRRYRAFDADTSSSSKPTAAETTTTESAPTENETDDTDP; encoded by the coding sequence GTGGCACTCGACCGGAGCGACCACGAGCCGGACGCGCCCGAGGAGTACGATCCGGAGGCTGAATTCGGGGACCCGGACAGCGACTCGCTGACGATTCCGGCCGTCGACCCGAAATCGGGGCCGGAGCCCCCGGAGCCACCGGAGCCCCCGAACGTGTCGATTCCGGAGATGTCCACTGCCGGGACGGGCGCTCCAGCCGATCTCGTGAAGATGTTCTGGGCACTCGTACTCGTGATCAACGCGGCCGTCTTCGTTCTCTCGCTCGGCATCATGCTCTTTGTCTTCGAAGGGAACACGACGTACAGCGTCTGGTTGATCAGCGGCGGACTCGTCTTGTTTGGTCTCGCTATCCGTCGGTATCGGGCCTTCGATGCCGACACCTCGAGCAGTTCGAAACCGACAGCCGCGGAGACCACCACCACGGAATCCGCTCCGACCGAGAACGAAACCGACGATACCGACCCATGA
- the mre11 gene encoding DNA double-strand break repair protein Mre11 produces MTRVIHTGDTHIGYQQYNAPERRRDFLAAFRDVIEDAIEDDVDAVVHAGDLFHDRRPTLVDLQGTIDVLRDLREADVPFLAVVGNHEGKRDAQWLDLFADLGLATRLGADPEIVDGVAFYGLDFVPRSRRDALEYDFPSPPEEANHAAIVSHGLFDPFSHADWDTERLLDEATVEFDAVLLGDNHEPGTAEMNDTWITYCGSTERASASEREDRGYNLVEFDEEVTISRRGLTDTREFVFVDVSLEDDEGIDHVQERVRQHDVEDAVVIVTIEGEGKPITPAAIEELALDRGALIARVNDRRELPDEDEGVSVSFADPDEAVRERVRDLGLSDAALEIDDTVRDGKLADANVRESVERRVRELLEDDEAAFEPAPEQEPDGEDVTTLADQLPDSDSNPDSDSNPDSDSDPANEENDSAESKAASEKPADEPAEPASLGDFE; encoded by the coding sequence ATGACGCGGGTGATACACACGGGCGACACCCACATCGGGTACCAGCAGTACAACGCGCCCGAGCGACGGCGGGACTTCCTCGCGGCGTTTCGCGACGTGATCGAGGACGCGATAGAAGACGACGTCGACGCCGTGGTCCACGCCGGCGACCTCTTTCACGATCGCCGGCCGACGCTGGTCGACCTGCAGGGAACGATCGACGTCCTTCGGGACCTTCGAGAGGCCGACGTTCCGTTCCTCGCGGTCGTCGGCAACCACGAGGGGAAACGCGACGCCCAGTGGCTCGACCTCTTTGCCGACCTGGGACTCGCGACCCGACTGGGGGCCGACCCCGAGATCGTCGACGGCGTCGCCTTCTACGGCCTGGATTTCGTCCCTCGATCGCGACGCGACGCCCTCGAGTACGACTTTCCCTCCCCGCCTGAGGAGGCAAATCACGCCGCGATCGTGAGCCACGGGCTGTTCGACCCATTCTCCCACGCCGACTGGGATACCGAACGACTCCTCGACGAGGCGACCGTCGAGTTCGACGCCGTCCTGCTCGGTGACAACCACGAGCCAGGCACGGCCGAAATGAACGACACCTGGATCACCTACTGTGGCTCGACCGAGCGGGCAAGCGCGAGCGAACGCGAGGATCGGGGCTACAACCTCGTCGAGTTCGACGAAGAGGTGACGATCAGCCGCCGTGGTCTGACCGACACCCGCGAGTTCGTCTTCGTCGACGTCTCCCTCGAGGACGACGAGGGGATCGACCACGTTCAGGAACGTGTTCGACAACACGACGTAGAAGATGCCGTCGTCATCGTCACGATCGAGGGCGAGGGGAAACCGATCACGCCCGCCGCGATCGAAGAACTCGCGCTCGATCGCGGTGCGCTGATCGCCCGGGTCAACGACCGGCGCGAACTGCCCGACGAGGACGAGGGCGTCTCGGTCAGTTTCGCCGACCCGGACGAAGCCGTCCGCGAACGGGTCCGCGACCTCGGACTCAGCGACGCCGCCCTCGAAATCGACGACACCGTCCGCGACGGGAAACTCGCCGACGCCAACGTTCGCGAGTCAGTCGAACGACGCGTCCGCGAGTTGCTCGAGGACGACGAAGCGGCGTTCGAGCCCGCGCCCGAGCAGGAACCGGACGGCGAGGACGTGACGACCCTCGCGGACCAGCTGCCGGATTCGGACTCGAACCCGGATTCGGACTCGAACCCGGACTCGGACTCGGACCCAGCGAACGAAGAGAACGACAGTGCAGAGAGCAAAGCAGCAAGCGAGAAGCCGGCGGACGAACCCGCAGAACCAGCTTCGCTGGGTGATTTCGAATGA
- a CDS encoding DUF7331 family protein — MIDVSSPANDDETMDRREPSSAPEGTATIESYETDDGVVFYDAENPLAWMETSRTLVLEELA; from the coding sequence GTGATCGACGTGTCTTCCCCCGCAAACGACGACGAAACGATGGATCGACGCGAGCCGAGTAGCGCTCCCGAGGGAACGGCGACGATCGAATCCTACGAAACCGACGACGGCGTCGTCTTCTACGACGCCGAGAACCCCCTCGCGTGGATGGAAACGTCCCGAACGCTCGTCCTCGAGGAACTCGCCTGA
- a CDS encoding DNA-directed DNA polymerase, giving the protein MTEAGQAGLTEFSSSPESDGEKRPDEEAVAVAGATNGSGVEVVDVVEETLPDADGDLELAVMQVDYTVTGYGDEEQPIIHVFGRTPDGTLEHVQVVDFEPYFYAPTETLERPPEEEYDRLTGSREYDRNGERYESIRGEKLTKIFGQTPRDVGQVRDDFEHYEADILFPNRFLIDKDVRSGIRIPERRADDDSLVIHHEEVEPVDVDAEPRVLTFDIEVDDRSGFPEDGEEPIVCLTSHDSYEDEYIMWLYEAPIGDGEIPAEIAEYDPIEGEIDHEVRAFEEEEAMLEAFMEYVEETDGDVLTGWNFEDFDAPYFLDRLEELQGGHDYDLSIDRLSRVDEVWRSNWGGPDIKGRVVFDLLYGYQRMVFSELDSYRLDAVGEEELGVGKERYAGDIGDLWEDNPTQLLEYNLRDVELCVELDRQQAIVAFWDEVRSFVGCKLEDAPTPGDAVDMYVLHQAHGRFALPSKGQQEAGEEYEGGAVFEPITGVKENVTVLDLKSLYPMCMVTVNASPETKVDPETYDGETYEAPTGTHFRKEPDGVNRTMIEELLAEREEKKELRNQHEPGTPEYEQYDRQQGAVKVIMNSLYGVSGWEQFRLYDKEAAAAITATGREVIEFTETAANELDYQVAYGDTDSVMLELGDGIPKEKALETSFEIEEHINDRYDDFAREDLNADQHRFQIEFEKLYRRFFQAGKKKRYAGHITWKEGKDVDTIDIVGFEYQRSDIAPITKEVQHRVIEMIVKEGDVEGAKEYVNGVIEDVLDGNVSDEEIAIPGGIGKRLDNYDTDTAQVRGAKYANLLLDTNFQRGSKPKRLYLDRVDPAFFRRMEDECGFDPQRDPLYGAFKRDPDVICFEYDDQIPEAFEVDYDKMLEKTLKGPIERILEALDVSWEEVKSGQEQTGLDSFM; this is encoded by the coding sequence ATGACTGAGGCGGGCCAGGCCGGACTCACGGAGTTTTCGTCGTCACCGGAGTCCGACGGTGAGAAGAGACCCGACGAAGAGGCAGTCGCCGTCGCAGGCGCGACCAACGGGAGCGGCGTCGAGGTCGTCGACGTCGTCGAGGAGACGCTTCCGGACGCCGACGGCGACCTCGAACTCGCCGTGATGCAGGTCGACTACACGGTCACTGGCTACGGGGACGAAGAACAACCGATCATACACGTCTTCGGGCGGACGCCGGACGGAACGCTCGAGCACGTCCAGGTAGTCGACTTCGAGCCGTACTTCTACGCGCCGACGGAGACGCTCGAGCGGCCGCCCGAAGAGGAGTACGACCGACTGACTGGGAGCCGTGAGTACGATCGAAACGGCGAGCGCTACGAGAGTATCCGTGGCGAGAAACTGACCAAGATTTTCGGTCAGACGCCACGCGACGTCGGACAGGTCCGTGACGACTTCGAGCACTACGAGGCGGACATTCTCTTTCCGAATCGGTTCCTGATCGACAAGGACGTCCGTAGTGGCATTCGTATCCCCGAACGCAGGGCCGACGACGACTCGCTGGTGATCCATCACGAGGAGGTCGAGCCAGTTGACGTCGACGCCGAGCCGCGCGTGTTGACGTTCGACATCGAGGTCGACGACCGCTCCGGCTTCCCCGAGGACGGCGAGGAACCGATCGTCTGTCTCACGAGCCACGATTCGTACGAAGACGAGTACATCATGTGGCTCTACGAGGCCCCGATCGGCGACGGCGAGATTCCAGCAGAGATCGCCGAGTACGACCCGATCGAGGGCGAGATCGATCACGAGGTCCGGGCCTTCGAGGAGGAAGAAGCCATGCTCGAGGCCTTTATGGAGTACGTCGAAGAAACCGACGGAGACGTGCTTACGGGGTGGAACTTCGAGGATTTCGACGCGCCGTACTTCCTCGATCGACTCGAGGAACTTCAGGGCGGCCACGACTACGACCTCTCGATCGATCGCCTCTCTCGCGTCGACGAGGTCTGGCGGAGCAACTGGGGTGGCCCGGACATCAAGGGCCGGGTCGTCTTCGACCTGCTGTATGGCTACCAGCGGATGGTTTTCTCGGAGCTGGACTCCTATCGACTGGACGCCGTCGGCGAGGAAGAACTGGGCGTCGGGAAAGAGCGGTACGCTGGCGATATCGGCGACCTCTGGGAAGACAATCCCACCCAGTTGCTCGAGTACAACCTCCGGGACGTCGAACTCTGTGTCGAACTCGACCGCCAGCAGGCGATCGTCGCTTTCTGGGACGAGGTGCGGTCGTTCGTCGGCTGTAAACTCGAGGACGCGCCGACGCCCGGTGACGCGGTCGACATGTACGTCCTCCATCAGGCTCACGGCCGATTCGCACTCCCTTCCAAGGGCCAGCAAGAAGCCGGCGAAGAGTACGAGGGAGGTGCCGTCTTCGAGCCGATCACGGGCGTCAAAGAGAACGTCACCGTGCTCGACCTGAAATCGCTGTACCCGATGTGTATGGTGACCGTGAACGCGTCGCCGGAGACGAAGGTCGATCCCGAGACCTACGACGGCGAGACCTACGAGGCGCCGACGGGGACCCACTTCCGGAAGGAACCGGACGGCGTCAACCGAACGATGATCGAGGAACTGCTCGCCGAGCGCGAGGAGAAGAAAGAGCTCCGGAACCAGCACGAGCCTGGCACGCCCGAGTACGAGCAGTACGACCGCCAGCAGGGAGCAGTGAAGGTCATTATGAACTCGCTCTACGGAGTGTCAGGATGGGAACAATTTCGGCTCTACGACAAAGAGGCAGCGGCTGCAATCACCGCCACTGGGCGTGAAGTAATCGAATTTACGGAGACAGCAGCGAACGAACTCGATTATCAGGTCGCGTATGGTGACACCGACTCGGTCATGCTCGAACTCGGCGACGGCATCCCGAAGGAGAAAGCCCTCGAGACGTCTTTCGAGATCGAGGAGCACATCAACGACCGGTACGACGACTTCGCTCGAGAGGACCTGAACGCCGACCAGCACCGTTTCCAGATCGAGTTCGAGAAGCTCTATCGACGATTCTTCCAGGCGGGCAAGAAAAAACGGTACGCCGGCCACATCACCTGGAAGGAGGGGAAAGACGTCGACACGATCGACATCGTCGGCTTCGAGTACCAGCGGTCGGACATCGCGCCGATCACCAAGGAGGTCCAGCATCGCGTCATCGAGATGATCGTCAAGGAAGGCGACGTCGAGGGTGCCAAGGAGTACGTCAACGGGGTCATCGAGGACGTCCTCGACGGGAACGTCTCGGACGAAGAGATCGCCATCCCAGGTGGTATCGGCAAGCGACTGGACAACTACGACACGGACACAGCCCAGGTTCGGGGTGCGAAGTATGCCAACCTCCTGCTTGATACCAACTTTCAGCGGGGCAGCAAACCCAAGCGACTCTACCTCGACCGCGTCGATCCCGCGTTCTTCCGCCGGATGGAAGACGAATGTGGGTTCGATCCCCAGCGCGATCCGCTCTACGGTGCGTTCAAGCGCGATCCCGACGTGATCTGTTTCGAGTACGACGACCAGATCCCCGAGGCGTTCGAGGTCGACTACGACAAGATGCTCGAGAAGACTTTGAAGGGACCAATCGAACGCATCCTCGAGGCACTCGACGTCTCCTGGGAGGAAGTCAAAAGTGGCCAAGAGCAGACCGGTCTAGACAGTTTCATGTGA